One Fusarium falciforme chromosome 12, complete sequence DNA window includes the following coding sequences:
- a CDS encoding SGNH-hydro domain-containing protein gives MALSAQHQRCSAGQRWNAWTALMLVLVALSSWVPVSNASIRSPRHLHRREAIANGFDLRVLPIGDSITWGAQSSDSNGYRKYLWDRLAQLENKLDFVGRRADNVGMSDPDHEGHRGKVIDEISELASIGISAAPNIVLLHAGTNDMNKGLDTGNAPARLKKLIDKILKVSPKAVILVCQLVPSTKAQTTQPRIEVFNAAIPGLVSDLRSEGKKALVVSMNEAVQLSDIADDLHPNDRGYQKMANEFYDAVQQASRMGWISEPGTPVTPTGSTPATRCQPTPSWTNVGTIAAGAKVAYADPSFRQGWASRGVVHDGDCPRDRLHFMDLDGDGLKDYACVDADTGKTKVMLNIAGSNGNWSGGWGEAKTIASGNKGRLGSGVRFADLNGDGRDDYIYVHPVTGDITAWINRGEGSGGVPWQWQSLGMIADGIGATNKNLQFVDLNGDHRADLCLVNQDSGEVKAWINNGASITPDWYRLDTIVTGASKAPADSVILADFTGEGRADYMMVGADGKVAGFINRLREETILPRWLGPMVVADGPADTERDEVRLVDITGDGKADYLRIEKKSGKVALWENMSIGGKYQPGEGVFLCDLDGDGAKDYFWVDHEGSGWGYLNKGKGSNVWDDLGQIMKNNPHDRESIRMGVLTKSGRADYIVVDKDKGQAWFWQNLGPKAGWSWGGQSECAAGPKETLKKKFGWEEFYPRNVRFADLDGDGLDDYIYMNNYGATVWWKNLGTLPITWGPATLVADGPAGVIPQDVHFADTNGDGKLDYVAVGRVNGQTRTWHHLGWRDDGSIRWNTPLSFAERTGSTGSAIRIADMTGDGRADYVSVDPNNGRLNLWHNRCWPLESSGDGSSGGSDQVTWRDIDCTSPGANNATFEPSFRWNTLRCSEAWEDALDHWRARRGNTNYNFSIIISDYFHANDLKNCGNMMEETTAMRPIGVFAKTFAPPERKDGVGLYVILDIVAMGYAGIMAPFWNRWARNLDWSKRNSDDFDTVKDLVNDMSY, from the exons ATGGCATTGTCTGCGCAGCACCAGCGGTGTTCCGCCGGTCAACGGTGGAATGCCTGGACAGCGTTGATGCTTGTGCTGGTGGCCTTGAGTTCCTGGGTCCCAGTTTCCAATGCCTCGATACGATCCCCACGACATCTGCATCGCCGAGAAGCAATTGCCAATGGTTTTGATTTAAGGGTGCTTCCCATAGGAGA TTCCATCACTTGGGGCGCCCAGAGCTCAGATAGCAATGGCTACCGCAAGTATCTCTGGGACAGGCTAGCCCAGCTAGAGAATAAACTCGACTTTGTTGGGAGAAGAGCTGATAACGTCGGTATGTCTGACCCAGACCACGAAGGACACCGAGGCAAGGTCATCGACGAGATCTCAGAACTGGCTAGTATTGGGATAAGCGCAGCCCCCAATATCGTTCTCCTCCATGCTGGAACCAATGACATGAACAAGGGCCTTGACACTGGAAATGCCCCTGCACGCCTCAAGAAGCTGATCGACAAGATCTTGAAGGTGTCCCCCAAAGCCGTCATTTTGGTGTGTCAGCTAGTTCCGTCAACCAAAGCCCAGACAACGCAACCACGCATCGAAGTTTTCAATGCTGCTATCCCCGGCCTTGTGAGTGATCTCAGGTCGGAGGGGAAGAAGGCGCTTGTGGTTTCCATGAACGAGGCCGTCCAGCTTTCCGACATTGCCGATGACCTACACCCCAACGACAGGGGCTATCAGAAAATGGCGAACGAATTCTATGATGCCGTTCAACAGGCTTCTCGCATGGGTTGGATATCCGAGCCGGGCACTCCAGTAACCCCAACGGGATCAACCCCGGCGACCCGGTGCCAACCAACCCCATCGTGGACCAATGTTGGCACCATCGCGGCTGGCGCCAAGGT GGCTTATGCTGATCCCTCGTTCAGGCAAGGATGGGCCTCCAGGGGTGTTGTACATGACGGTGACTGCCCTCGTGATCGTCTTCACTTTATGGAtcttgatggcgatggcttaAAGGACTATGCCTGCGTTGACGCAGACACTGGAAAGACAAAGGTCATGCTTAATATCGCAGGCAGCAATGGCAACTGGTCGGGTGGCTGGGGAGAAGCAAAGACTATTGCCTCGGGGAACAAGGGCCGTCTCGGCTCAGGGGTCAGGTTTGCCGA TCTCAACGGAGATGGCAGAGATGACTACATCTACGTCCACCCAGTCACGGGTGATATTACCGCATGGATCAACAGAGGTGAAGGTAGCGGTGGTGTGCCATGGCAGTGGCAGTCTCTCGGCATGATTGCTGATGGAATCGGGGCAACAAACAAGAATCTCCAGTTTGTGGACCTCAATG GTGATCACCGAGCCGATCTCTGCCTCGTCAACCAAGACAGCGGCGAAGTGAAGGCCTGGATCAACAACGGGGCCAGCATCACGCCTGACTGGTATAGGCTTGACACCATCGTGACGGGAGCCTCCAAGGCCCCAGCCGATTCCGTCATCCTTGCCGACTTCACCGGCGAAGGCAGGGCCGACTACATGATGGTTGGCGCCGATGGCAAGGTGGCTGGGTTCATCAACCGTCTACGAGAGGAGACGATACTGCCGAGGTGGTTGGGGCCTATGGTGGTCGCCGATGGACCGGCCGATACTGAGCGAGACGAGGTTCGACTGGTTGACATCACTGGCGACGGTAAAGCCGACTACCTGCGTATTGAGAAGAAGAGCGGAAAAGTTGCGCTGTGGGAGAATATGAGCATAGGCGGCAAGTATCAGCCTGGAGAAGGAGTCTTTCTCTGCGACC tggatggtgatggtgcaAAAGATTATTTCTGGGTCGATCACGAAGGCTCAGGCTGGGGCTACCTGAACAAGGGGAAAGGATCCAACGTCTGGGACGACTTGGGCCAGATCATGAAGAACAACCCTCATGACAGAGAGTCGATCCGGATGGGAGTCTTGACAAAGAGCGGCCGCGCAGACTACATTGTCGTCGATAAGGACAAAGGACAGGCCTGGTTCTGGCAGAATCTGGGTCCAAAGGCCGGCTGGTCTTGGGGCGGTCAGTCAGAGTGTGCCGCAGGCCCCAAGGAAACCCTCAAGAAGAAATTTGGATGGGAAGAGTTCTATCCACGAAATGTGCGCTTTGCTGA CTTGGACGGAGACGGCCTTGATGACTATATCTACATGAACAACTATGGAGCTACCGTGTGGTGGAAGAACCTGGGCACTCTGCCGATTACCTGGGGGCCTGCCACGTTGGTTGCTGACGGACCAGCAGGGGTTATTCCTCAAGATGTTCACTTCGCCGATACTAATGGTGACGGCAAACTGGACTACGTTGCCGTCGGCCGAGTGAACGGGCAAACGCGGACCTGGCATCACCTGGGCTGGCGCGATGATGGCTCGATTCGATGGAACACGCCGCTGAGCTTCGCCGAGAGAACCGGCTCTACTGGATCTGCCATCAGGATTGCCGAC ATGACGGGAGATGGACGTGCCGACTACGTGTCCGTGGACCCAAACAACGGGCGACTCAACCTTTGGCACAATCGCTGCTGGCCGCTTGAATCTTCCGGCGACGGATCCTCCGGGGGATCTGACCAAGTTACCTGGAGAGACATTGACTGCACAAGTCCTGGTGCTAACAATGCAACTTTTGAACCTTCCTTCCGCTGGAACACACTCCGTTGCTCCGAGGCCTGGGAAGACGCCCTGGACCATTGGAGGGCACGCAGGGGAAACACCAACTACAACTTTAGTATCATCATCAGCGACTACTTCCATGCGAACGATCTCAAGAACTGTGGTAATATGATGGAAGAAACAACTGCTATGAGACC CATTGGGGTCTTCGCCAAGACCTTCGCCCCGCCTGAGAGGAAGGATGGCGTAGGCCTGTATGTCATCCTTGACATCGTTGCCATGGGCTATGCCGGTATCATGGCGCCTTTTTGGAACCGCTGGGCCCGGAACCTGGACTGGTCGAAGCGCAACTCGGATGACTTTGACACAGTCAAGGATCTCGTCAACGACATGTCATACTAG
- a CDS encoding N-acetyltransferase domain-containing protein produces MAISILPVAGSDLPMLAEFVHSSKLSLTINRLLYLDWPNDAAQKPQYRRAVESSFNNDMVQCLKAVDEESNELVGYLVLTPKTPVEARKDTETGSDVEEQGVPDGMHAGVWSAVTNAAAEINRETASLDHLELTYIYVKPSHRQKGIGSLLLQEAFRRAHAGRVPLALCSEPAAYSFYKNRGFQETKHVDIDLRLWAPPYTGFGIFRLSGMIRRVEGEVSGAALQS; encoded by the exons ATGGCCATCTCCATTCTCCCCGTCGCCGGCTCTGATCTGCCTATGCTCGCAGAGTTTGTGCATTCCTCCAAACTCTCCCTCACCATCAACCGACTGTTGTATCTAGACTGGCCTAATGACGCTGCGCAGAAGCCCCAGTACAGACGTGCAGTTGAATCGTCATTCAACAACGACATGGTTCAGTGTCTCAAAGCCGTGGATGAAGAGTCGAATGAGCTTGTCGGTTATCTCGTGTTGACGCCAAAGACTCCCGTTGAAGCGAGAAAAGACACTGAGACCGGCAGCGATGTCGAGGAACAAGGCGTGCCAGATGGAATGCATGCGGGTGTCTGGTCGGCAGTGACAAACGCCGCGGCTGAGATAAATCGAGAGACGGCTAGCCTTGATCACTTGG AGTTGACTTATATCTACGTCAAGCCATCGCATCGCCAGAAAGGGATCGGCTCATTGTTGCTACAAGAGGCCTTCCGCAGGGCGCATGCTGGTCGTGTTCCCCTTGCGCTTTGCTCTGAGCCTGCAGCGTATAGCTTCTATAAGAATCGTGGTTTCCAGGAAACCAAACACGTTGATATCGATCTTCGTTTGTGGGCTCCTCCTTACACAGGCTTTGGGATATTCAGGCTGAGTGGCATGATTAGGAGAGTGGAAGGCGAAGTGTCGGGGGCGGCCCTCCAGTCATAA
- a CDS encoding MFS domain-containing protein gives MTAHDNLSYTQHEVHEPPRPKTSDSSDGKGKVEGIEEARGENIEFVDKATEKAVLRKLDLRIIPTVMWVYLMNMMDRVNIGNARLFGMEEELGMHGNDFQLTVSVLFVTYCLFESPSNLIIKKLQPARYLAGLTLCWGITATFSAWVSSTGALIACRLLLGIFEAGFFPGVVLYLSMFYGRHSLALRIAYFFSTAAASGVAGGLVAYGISFMDHTLGWRAWRWVILINGIPTILTGIIIPFVLPNSPETAKFLTNEDRENLRKIHEEQVGRARNSRELLKEDVIDAIKDWTTWGYCFALFPCLAMLYSFVVFLPTIILGMGEWNSAEVQAMTVPIYAVGAIVYLVCAYFSDKTQRRGYFVMGGISSAIIGYAMLISGKGNGVSYAGCCFVSIGIFLSSGISFAWVPSNNPRYGKRAFSTGMHLTVGNASGVASPFLFANKDKPHFRPGYGASIGMLAFSLLLNIILHLHFKRQNKLRDEGKQDHLMEGKTEDEIDMMGERSPRFRFTI, from the exons ATGACGGCACACGATAACCTGTCATATACTCAGCACGAGGTCCATGAACCTCCCAGGCCCAAGACCTCTGACTCTTCCgatggcaagggcaaggtcgaggGCATTGAGGAGGCGCGCGGTGAGAACATTGAGTTTGTCGACAAGGCCACTGAGAAGGCTGTTCTCCGGAAGCTTGACCTCCGCATCATCCCCACGGTGATGTGGGTGTACCTCATGAACATGATGGATCGAG TCAACATTGGCAATGCCCGTCTCTTTGGCATGGAAGAAGAGCTCGGCATGCATGGCAACGACTTCCAGCTTACAGTCTCTGTCCTCTTCGTCACCTACTGT CTCTTCGAGTCCCCCTccaacctcatcatcaagaagctccaaCCCGCTCGCTACCTCGCTGGCCTCACTCTGTGCTGGGGTATCACCGCCACCTTCAGCGCCTGGGTCAGCAGCACTGGTGCCCTGATCGCCTGccgtctcctccttggtaTCTTTGAGGCTGGTTTCTTCCCCGGTGTCGTGCTGTACCTCTCCATGTTCTACGGCCGCCACAGTCTCGCCCTGCGCATCGCCTACTTCTTCTCCACTGCTGCCGCCTCTGGTGTCGCTGGTGGTCTCGTCGCCTATGGCATCAGCTTCATGGATCACACCCTTGGCTGGCGCGCCTGGCGATgggtcatcctcatcaacggTATCCCCACCATCCTCaccggcatcatcatcccctTCGTCCTCCCCAACAGCCCCGAGACTGCCAAGTTCCTCACCAACGAGGACCGTGAGAACCTCCGCAAGATCCACGAGGAGCAGGTCGGCCGTGCCCGCAACAGCCGCGAGCTTCTCAAGGAGGACGTCATTGATGCTATCAAGGACTGGACTACCTGGGGCTATTGCTTCGCTCTCTTCCCCTGCCTTGCCATGCTCTACtccttcgtcgtcttcctgCCCACCATCATCCTCGGAATGGGCGAGTGGAACTCTGCTGAGGTCCAAGCCATGACTGTCCCCATCTACGCTGTCGGTGCCATCGTCTACCTCGTCTGCGCTTACTTCAGCGACAAGACCCAGCGTCGAGGCTACTTTGTCATGGGCGGTATCTCTTCTGCTATCATCGGCTATGCCATGCTCATCTCTGGCAAGGGCAACGGTGTCTCTTATGCTGGCTGCTGCTTCGTCTCCATCggcatcttcctctcctcggGCATCTCCTTCGCCTGGGTGCCCTCTAATAACCCCCGCTACGGCAAGCGAGCCTTCTCTACCGGCATGCACCTGACTGTCGGTAACGCCTCTGGTGTGGCCTCTCCCTTCCTCTTCGCCAATAAGGACAAGCCTCACTTCCGCCCCGGCTACGGTGCCAGTATCGGCATGCTCgccttctccctcctcctcaacatcatccTACACCTTCATTTCAAGCGCCAGAACAAGCTCCGCGACGAGGGCAAGCAGGATCACCTCATGGAGGGCAAGActgaggatgagattgacaTGATGGGTGAGCGCAGCCCCCGATTCCGCTTTACCATCTAA